TGACAACTAGTTAAGACAACAAATAGATGCAGAATTAATCAGGCTGCAACAATTCAATGAAAAAGTTCACATTAATTTTTTCAACAACTGACTCTTATCCTTTTAATATGTGTGTTAATCGCAGCTTTCCCGTCTTGTAGTATGCTCTCCACCCGTCTCTCACAATGCTGTTGGGCAACGTTATTCCACTCTTGGCAAATCATTCCCTCAATAAGTCAAATGAGCTGTGCTTGTGTTGAGATTTAACTGGAGCGAGAGATGCCTCCATGCATGTAGTGATGCTGATTTAAGAAACCTTTGGAGTGGTCTCTTAACTTCTGTATTTTATGTACACTAGATATGATGTTTCTGAGTTTCAACTCACCTCAGCGTTGCAGAAACAGAATATAATAGCCACCAGGAGTCCCTGCAAAGTAACAGGACACAGATTAAATATTAATGTCGGTGAACAGATGTCGGTGAAATGCACTAAATAATTCATGTAGATGATCAGGAAATGTACGCACAAATCACACATGGTTTCTTTTACTCTGCTTGTTGCATGTGACACTGACTATTACAAGTAGCCAACTTAGCTGATATTAACACAAGGCTCTGAGTGTCTATTATTAGAAAGCAAGAGTGGCTCTATGATGCCTTGTATTGTATAATGTTTCAAGTcatttgtaaaaaacaaaatcttgttTAAAACGGCATGAATATGAAATACCCACAACAAAAGGGAAAACTACAACCATGAGGACCATAGGAACAAACGACGGGCGAAACCACATTAGGCTTTTATAAACAGAGGATATCAATCGACGGATGGGTTAAAATAATTCAATGTGGAATGCCGGTGGCCTAGCGGTTGGTGAATGTGCCCTATGTTCAGAGAGTGGTCCTCTAGACGTGGCGGCCAGAGTTCGGGTCCGACCTGTGGGCCCCTTTCCCGcttgtcattcccctctctctctctctctctctctctctctctctctcttctgtccactgtcctgtctctaagtaaatgcatgaaaaatgaagaaGCCTTCTTcccttcatccatccaccctCAATATTCTGCTCAATCAAACCTCGCTCATCATTTTGATCTCCGCCATGCATATCCCAACAAAACTATTCTAAATCAATATCTTTAGGAAAAACCTCCAGGTTGTACAAGTGAAGTTGACTTTATAAAACTTGTGTCTGATTTGAAGGAGAATCAGTTGCAAAGTAAAACATCCTTAAATCAAAAACTCTGGTGTGCAGTTTGTTGTTGACCGTACCTGAAAGTGGCAGAAGATATTCACAAAGAACTCATAGATGGCCCGGCTGATGCGTTCCCCGGGCCTCCAGGGTAAGAGGACGTACTGGACTCCCAGCAGAGGGATGAGGATGAGGGTGGCTCTCACGGCCTTCATGTAGGCCGTGGACTCGGCGCAGTGAGTCTCCCTCAGCTTCATGATCAGGACCCGCACGATGttcaggaggaagaaaaagtttACCTGGGACAGACAGAGATGGAACACAGTTCATTGTATGGTGAAGCTTAAACACAGGGCGCATCTTTGCAGTCAGTTACAATGACTGGCCTCATGGTGGCACTATAACAACACAGTCTAATTACAGGAAGGTAGTCCCTTATTGCCTCTTCTCCTGCAACTCAACATgcaatttaaatgataaaagccCATATTCATCCTGAtgagtatttgtttttaatatccTGTGTAAAGAAACATTAAACCAATTTGGGCCCAAAATAGGAAACATGTTTTCCCTGCTATAAACACAACCTCacttcagtcagacaactcatgTTTGTATCCAGTTTGTGTTTGGTGTCTAGGCTCCACCCTAATAACTCCTCCcagtttttaattttcatgcataaatttgaggagtgatgggatgatatcttaaacccTCCAGTatgagcctacaggtggatgctcgGGGGTTGGTGGTGTTGCTGAGTGAGAGTGCAGTactgctgcaggtcagaggTGACAATGAAAGAGCCGGGGATGATTACTCACAATCAGTGCAGCCTGAATGGGCCCATGAGTGATATAGACCAGTTGTGTGTTAGAGCTGATAAAGCACCTGGAAGAAAACACcaaagtgagaaaagaaaacacagacacgTTTCTTGCTACGATTCAGATGCACAGTGGCACACCGAAGCCTGACGGCGTGATTAAAGTCTGAATTATTCATGGGGGTATTATTGACtcagcaaaaaataataaagggCTCACACTAATACCGCTTGATGGGGCAAATCAAtatctttcatttcctctcagtGTCAAAGTGCTCAGACACAGTAAAAGAAAGTCAAAGGAgggacagagaagaaaaaaaaaacctccaggCTGCACAATTTAAGCTTCACACTCGTGACAACAAAAGAAGAGTAAGCATCGTACTGGTCATTAAAGTAGATTCCACGTGCCACAGCATATGTTGCGGCAGGAACGATGGGAAAACCtttgagaaaagagagagacagacacaaatATCAAAGAGATATCCTGAATCTCCACGGAAACATAACAAAATCTTAgtaatgtgtttttgataaaCAACACAGTTATTTAGGACTTAAAAGGAgcaagatatctactgaatgaaatgataaagtgatcttactatatgatcagacattaaggaaacatgatatattgaagtgctggcttctctgacaacaatgcagcagccagtatgtcctccttctaacttcagattctgctcctgaatgctctggatttgtttggaccagagaaggtaggcgcttttaaggcacacccccacacggccgttttggacgcccctcggtttgccagatatgagagcagttatcaggtcaaagcaacaggtgttgcagcgatggaagcggacaagagaagtggttcagatagaagtgattgtacccgacctaaaaagcctctgcatgtttataataagctccacgagcagaaacgtgctcaaactaggatcaatgttggagatgcttttgaaaaatggagagaggttagaacacagaaaggtttacagacccatgcagagctggctaaacactgaagctttagTGTTCAGCACATGGCAACCTGCTATGTCTCTTATAATTGGTGAGAGTTGAGCTGTCCCTATGGAGGGCATCTGGAAGTCTGTGAGCTGTGAATCGACACAGACGGAACAAACTGTGAGCCTGAATCCTCGGGATAACAATGTGAGGTGAATTGTTAAAAAGCGTTCTTTTTCTATTAGTAGGACCAGCCTGTGAACCTGTGTTGGTCAGGGCAGTAAGCTGCATGCTTTTATACCTCACAAACAcggcagagagaaagacactACTGCACCTTTGAGtggctcatttcactttatAAAACTTGCAGACAGCTCagggaacatttaaaaaaatgtcatttttaatctTCTCTGTTGTGGTAGTAGGTAGTAATATTTCCCGAGGCCTATAGCCGAGCCTGTGTTCTTTACGTCATTATCCTCTTAAAATTACATGTAACAAAAACTTTTccaacatttttatgttttcagcaATGTTTCTTTTGGCCTGTTTGTTTCTGGCcaaatgtaaaatgtacaaataaacaGCTCAAGGTTATGTTATTAAAAAGCACACTCTCAAGATACATTTCCTGACTTTAGAcacactgctttttaaaaactgttaacCTCAAAATTGAgataaaaagtaaatgtaagATATACAGTAGAACATGTTGGACGCTCTTTACAGGCAGGCTATACCGTCAGATATAAAGAAAATAAGATGTGAGCTATAGAGAGACATGAAAGGATCCATTAGCTGCATGCATGAATGAGTGCAGAAAATGAAACGCCCACTCATCGATGTAAAAGGACATGCAGGCTTCAAGGTCACATCTTTGTATTAAATGAAGGGTAAAGGTACTAAAGGTTGAAAACTGATGTTCTCAATGCAACAGCAACATTCAAGACTAAAATGTAGTCACAAATGCCAAGTGCTCTCACATATTCAGGAGGTGAACTTTCCAATAAATGTTTTGCGCTTCCATTTTTAAGAATTAACATTCAGCTTAGAAACAGGATCTGTTGATGGTAATgcattttctctttaaaaaaaaaaatcctgattaGTTTTGAATCGTTTGTATATTTTAGAAACTAAAATCTGCCTGTACTTTGCAATAATCATCTTATAGTCGATAGGCGCCTCTGGAAACTGACGCCGTTCATTTCTGTGTAGCATTTAACGACTTCCAGACCTGACCTTTCGGCCGTGTGGCGTTTACGTCTGCGATGTTAACACCTTCAACTCTTTGTCTATAACATCCCAGAGTAGCACCCGTTCATCTGTTGAGTCTTCAGCGGTAGAATTGAGCTTTACTGCGGCTTCACTCGGGCTCACTTCAGAAGTATGACCCCGATAAAGAGAAGCGATTTCGACGAtgattttgacagttttttttttttttctcaaaatgtcTTCCTGATTTATTTGATTATCTGTGACTGATTCCAATCACTGCCTTCCTTATTTATTGTATTGTACTACAGGAGACGGTTACAAGTTGGTTCATTGTTTGAGGAGCCTCTTTCATGTTAATGCGTTTTCTCTTGAACTCACCCCATCCCAGGACGTAGTACCAGAAGAGCTGCTGCTCCCCGACAAACACGGCCACTATGATGAGTGTGTGGAGGTAGATGCCCTCACACAGCATCCAGAAGTAGTTTGAAGTGGACAAGTACTGAATCAGCACAGCCAGGACTTTACAGCTCACCTGACGACAGAGATGACGACACATCAAAGTATAAAGTCGATGCAGGTTTTTAAACCCTAAAAGTACGattaaatacttttagtttGAGTTGTGCAAGAAGACATGGGTTACAATCAGAAGAGTAGAAGGAAATTCTTGAGCGTCAGCCCCTCCACAGATGGAGGTCAGTGCGCTCAGAAAAGGACGGAAGATGTCAAAAATAATGTCATTCCAACAGGcagaatccaaagaaagtactggagcacaCAAACCActtacagaaaatgtatttatgtgcaAAGGACTAACGTATCAACATGAATTAGCTGTTGAAGGCTTTAAAGTTAAGTGTAGAACCATTTTAACCATGAAGACATGAGGCAATCAAAGTGAAATCAATTTGTGtattcagatttaaaaagacAGCTGAAAGGTAAATTCAGTGGCTCACGGGGTTGTTGGCATGTATGGCCTGGGTGTTGGCCACAGTGACCGAGAGCCAGATTATGGTGAAGATGGAGTTCAAGATGAAGgagagaaacatgtttttgtggaGCGAGATCCTCTGGCAACTGAGGCTCCTGGAAGACAGAGAAAAACGGGGAAGGTAAGGTTGATTTCAAAGCCAATGTTTCTTTGAAGTCTTGGTGAAGGTAAtgttcacaaaaacaaatgcttCACTTGTACTGTTAAAGGGCAGGGTTGGTCAATTTTccaaaactagcatgattttgaaagtagcattccctcagggCTAcatctgcacccaccccctcccctctgtgctccctctaaagccacgccccctcacttacatgcacgagcgccgttgctccagaagtggacctgagctcatctcttgcattgtgtagaaactacgtcgtagTGACGTAATGACTCATTCAGCGCtaagtaaactctcagtataaactctgtcatcggtgatgtgctttgagtgtgggctagtgcatgcacggggtagagaacgagcagggagacagggaggcgtgtgattggttcatcagattggtacctcgtggcagacattggtcgacgtttttacaagtttacaaactgctacagattacggattttcttcgttcctttttcagagaacatgagttattaatctctgtcaggacctaaagacaagttcaaccaaaatcttaaaaaaatgtatctggagaaaatgaccatcCCCGCCTTTAAGACCATGAACATTGTAGAAATGGAGCCATTTGGAAATTATAGATCTCAGTCATACGGTTAAAATAGAATCAAAGTGATATTCCTAATAGGATGGGAACATCTCTGACCAAACCAGATGTGATTTCGAGACCACATTATTTTCTCCATAAATGTGTCTGCACACAGACAGCTCACGTGTAGGTCAAATATGTAAAGACCGATGGAGTGTTAAGTTACgatcagacatttaaaaacccAAAGACTCACTTGAAGTAGGAGAAGATGATGAGACAGATGGTGAGGGAGACAATAGAGAGGCAGTGACCCACCATGGCCAAGTAGTACAGACTGTAGGCAAACTGcagaaaacaagaacaaaaggGGGATTTATttaagacagacacacacatacatgcaccaCCTATTAAGAACAGCTACCCTGAAAGTCAAAGGTTGTAACCTCCAGCACAGTAAAGCTGGTGCATTGCCAAGATTTTATGACATGTTCATCGTTGCCTCTTTGCAGCATGAAGCAGGAAGCAAAGGAAACATCTGTGGAGAATAAGAGCCTTCTGGGGAAATTCAGAGTGTTTCCTGAATGGTCGAGAATAAAGATGCACATGAGATAATAAATCCTACGTTGGTTAAATGACGCCGCACTTGAAAGCATCAATGAAAGTCTGTTTATTATCATGAAGCATCTTGTTTTGCAGTGCTCTCATTGCAATAAATGGACTTCAATTTTATGACACCTTTTTTTAGTCTCCCGACCAATCAAAGAGCTTAGCACTACAGATCATGCATGCACTTATCCGCTAATGGAAGAGGCCATAGAGAGAactcaaacactcaaacacacacacacacacacacacacacacacacacacacacacacacacacagtcctatTCGAATACATAATTGCAAGACAGGATAAGAACTTTAGGATTCAGTATCTCACCAGAGGACACTCAGACATGAGACAGGAGGACCACTTGAACTGTTCAGTTTATGATAAGTGGACGACTTGATTCTCTGTCTCCTGAGCTACAGCCAAATCTTATATGACCCAATAAAACTCAAAATCTtaactattttaaaatgtataaaaaaaaaaacattggtcaAAGGAGCCAAACTAAATGTTCCACATTGCTGAACATTtaaaatccttgtttttttccaccctgAAGTCTCACTGCTTTGTGTTTACCTTGAGTTTGTCTTTGGTGTGGGCTGAGCACTGGGTGTAGTTAGTCCAGACTCTGTTGCTCTCCGGGTGGTGAAACCACTGGCCATCAGAATTACACACTTTGGTTACCTTCTCTGTTGAAAacattataaatacaaaatgacatatagtgcatgtgtttgtgcaatatgtgtgagtgtgtatgtgtgtgtgtattacagcCTCACCTGCAGGGTCAAAGTCGAGAAAGTATTCTGGACACATCTGCATGACCATCCCTGGAGCTGTATCCCCCCAGCACAGCCAGCCGTCCCATGTGCGGTTACAGAACGTACCTATAGAGGGCAGCACGCGCATGAACTTGTAAAGCTTGCAGACACTCTAAACTCCACAGACGTGTTCATGAGTGTGTcttcaatcaaaaaaaatcagcataaatcaaaacaaaaatacatcgCTTCTGTGGACATAAACTCCCAACTATTGAACTATTATTATCTGTCTTTCAGTAAGAAATGTTTACAAGGCGAAAATTGTATTCAAGTGAATCTTTGAAACAGATAGAAATATCACGTTTACATTACTTTATAATTAAACTGACTCtatctttctgttttcataTGAAAGATGGAAGATGTCATATTTTGAGCGACATATTCAAACAGTATTACCTCATCATAGTGAACCCTTCAGAGCAAACGAGAAAAGTGAATCCCTATCATATGATTCAATCAAGCAAGTTAATCAAGCAAATAAATTACAGGTTTTAAAGTCTTTTGTAATGAATTATAATCTAACATTTAAAAGTAACAGCTGTGGGGCACTGGCAGTAGTGTGGTTAGGGCAtgcgctccatgtacagaggctatggtccgggttcaaatccgaccaaTGGCTCCTTTGCCGCTTgacattccctactctctcgctccctgatcTCTATCCacttaaaggcataaaaatccccaaaaataaatctggaaaaaaaaagtaacatctGTTTAATAAGTCCATGCTATCAGAGGCTCACATGTTAACAGACAATCATTTAGATAGTCAACTTTTTACATACTTAATAAACTCTGTGGCAGGTTGAATCACATAAATTTTCTATTCAACATATGTGGTGGGtcatatttaaataaactaCGTCTCTAACCGCAAGCACAAAGCTTGTCAACAATGGACGGAAACCTGGCGGTACCAGGTTGCACCGTGGCATGTTGggaaacaaagcagaaaataacatttcaaagCAGTGAATACTGAGCAGGTTGAAAAGTCAGAGGGAAAGAGACAAAGGGCAAGTTTCCTTTCTTTCAAACTCACttcctccctcgctctctcttatCGCTGCAAACACTAAACTCTGTCATTAGGCGCAACCAGtcacacatacaaataaatcTGCATTCACACAAACCTGAGAATTAAGACAAACAAAGTGCACAAACACCAAAATATTGACTAAATATTTCAGTATGCAATAAATCAAGACACTGATTgtcacagcagcacacagatTCGGGAAATGCTAAAtggcttgtatagtgcttttctggTCTCCTGACTATTAGGTCACACCTACCCCAGGCTGCTATGTACAGTGTCCATCATTATCtaatccattcaaacacatcaaacatctCTGATGCAGTAGCAGAAAGCACTTTTGggtgtggctgcagaagctggggattgaacccccgattTCAGACGAgtgacaaccgactctaccaactgagccacagccgatTTTGCCAGCAACACTGACATGAATGGgctaaaacataaacacagtatACCTtccataaataaaatatgtaaggTGGAATTTTGTCCGAGTATTGCTTAATGTAGGATTTCGGCTGTTGAACAGTTCAGCGTCTCCTTTGTCGTCATGCACGATTCATGATGCACCAAATATTTACAACAGGTGACAAGTCAGGACTGCAAGAAGGCAGCATTACCACCCTATTTGTACAGAGATATACACATTTGATGAGATGAATGAATTTTGATAAGATGAAGAGTCAAAGGGGTCACCGGAGTATTCATTATCATTCTAAGGGCTCattctttttgtgcctttaaagaggtcatattatgccctttttggggttcgtatatttaatctatgtacctactaaagtatgttcacaatagctaaagtaaaaaaaaagtgtctgttttcatgaactgccgctccatgcaccggctcgcttctgactctctctctaaggctctgaagtgcccacgttcagagtccccacatgtgccaagtctgatctgattggtcggcctgtcggctctgcagtaattggtcagttgctcagcacggttctcgtaaatgtcccgccccttttaccatattgggaatgcagccactctggctccaagggaagcaaaaacattagcaccttagcactactgtgctaccgcaggctatgGCATATCGTgtgcgtgcaacatgagctgctgggcttgccacaacgagccaatgggcttagatcagtgatattacactgacaatgacgtcacactggcaaaatgttttcgaggggggctagaaccgagcgttacatgcagctaatgctgcagctaacaggaggacgtaggagaagcctaCGTCATGTGTTTGCGTAATTAAAAGGGGGCATGAGGTGTTGTGTCATGTGTATTTACACATGGACTACAGATATATATGTATTGTAGTAGCTCACTGTTAATATCGTGGTAACACTATAGAGTCAGAGAAATGCCAAAGTCTGTCTGATCACCTTGGGAccacaaatcatttttaaattgtatttaactTAGGAGACACATTGTAGGCTAATATTAGAATTAAACATGTTGGCTGCTAAAGACAGAGCCCATAAAATAAATGGCGAGGCTATCAGAACGAggacaatgaaaatgaaattagTAGTAAAACGATATCCTGtgattgaatttcccctcgtaCATTAAGTGACTGAACTTGCAGAGGGAGTGATTTACTTCAATCGGCTTCAGCAGCTTGAGCCGCATTATGTGATTACAATTTATCTCCATCCGCCAGAAACAAAACGTGTTAATAACATTAGGGAGTGTTAGCTCCAGAGGGAGGACTCTCTGTTaatacagagaaaacaataggagcagtttttttttttttaccgtcaTCTGTGCGAGGGGGATCACGGATTATCTTCAAGTAACACTCAAACTGAGCAGCGAGGATCTGTTGTCGGGACATTCCCGGCGCTTTTGATACGTTGCTGATATTCTGCTCCTCCAACGTCGTCCCGACAGCCCCCGTGGTCCCCACATCCTCTGACCGAGACACCTGTGGAGAAATGTGTGATCTGCATATTAGAGAAGCTGAGACAGAAAATATCTCTTCCAACATTTCAAGGTTTGTCAATGAATAAACGAGGGAGGGCTACGCATTACTTCAACAAGCCTGCACATGTGAATGAACTCACCTCTGTACCCAGCGCCAGTGCAACTATCCATGTCAGGGTTAGAGTCTTCCACATGTTTCTAAAAGGAATACAGGAAACACAGATAATAcagttatttgttatttaactTTGTGACCGTCAAGAAACTTTTTAGTTAAACATGTAAGAATCTATAGGTAGATTTAACTGGTAATAATGGCAAACACAGAGCACCATAGCATCCTTAAATGTGTGTGCGTTATTGTCAAATTGTTCAGTCTGGTTGCACTGACAAACAAGTCCGCCAAGCAGGCAGCAAAGTGGGTTTAAATCCCACCAGTGgcttgtcattccccactctctctctccctactCAACCCACTGTCCTGTgtgaataaaggcaaaaaagcccaataataataattaaaaaaacaagttcagtCCAACTCTTTTTACACTCAATGGCTGCCATGACAGTCATTTGATGATTAAAACTGAACTAATGTCCGTCCATCCATTTTCCTCCGCTCTTCCCGGACCGGGTCGTGTTGGCAGACCTGCAAGTTGGCCCTCTCCCCAGTAATCTTGTCTACCTCCTCCTGGGGGAAcctgaggcgttcccaggctagaaGGGATGTACAGTATAATCCCTCCAGTGGGCTCTGGTGACtaggaggcatcctaatcagatgatTAAAGACCGCCATCGTTGGGACTACAAACCAGtagatgacatcactgagactacgtcagTGTTTTACACAGTCTGTGGGGCCGTGCATGTAAGGTGACCACCTCATCATTGATTTTCAAGCACTTTTTTAAGCAGGTTTGTTcggtcacatgttttgtacgaGTTCACCCGCaccatttttcattaaataaatctgatcggttgaaaaaataaatttagGTGGCTATTTCTTAGGAGATGATGGTGCGTCCTGAGGCTTGACCAGCTGAACCACTGCCTTAAATAATCATCAGAAGTTTGGAGTTACTTACATCACACACAATACTGTTAATCTCCATTTACTGGATACAATCAAGTATACAACTTTTACTACTCAGGTTTAGTTTTAGCTCCTGAAGATATTTTGTGTGGTcttgtatgtgtttatttacagtgtGGGTACTTTCTCATGTATCAGAACAGGAAGTTCACACTCCACCAGTCATTCCCCTCCACTGTCCACTcagggtcacacacacagatgtgtgtttgttatgaTTTTGGCCCCCGTTAGGCTAAAGGGGCGGCAAATTCCCTTTAGCGTTTCCTCTAGAGCCCCATGAAACAaccaaagatgaaaaaaaatgtagaataaGGAGACATGAGAGGCGAAAATcagaagaatgtgcaacattttacacatcaataaagcagaaatcaaatatatcctctgtgaatatctctgagtcatgactgtctataatgagtgagaagctcgagtctcgctggctgtgttgttgtcagagccgtgtttacatggacgggacagctGGCAGCTCTAGTTACATATAAatgctgttttagtcaagagactagagaaaacaagaaaaacagcctactcactgctcattggatgtcatgtaagagtttttagatgaCGCTCATACTGTGTCAATATACTGTACacgcaatgtgaagctacgagttaaccaaagtgtgctaacattagcctgctaacacaacaatgcagaccacaggtAATCGCAGCTCGAGCCagggacaattttgtccgctgcttgacTCCTTCATGGAAACGCGAGTGGacaggggttggaggtgtgtcgctgaaGGAGAGCGGAgttgtcaccaaacagcagtttgttttggtttcatactagtgctcaagggcgacttctactggatcaaaaagtcgcaaaTTCTTCCTTTTAACACAACATGCTACAAAAAGGAACTTTTTCTTCCctatcattttattttccatgattttaaaacatgttttgcagaacatatgtttaatatttaaattgaaacagtatttcgTTTTCtaaagaaaagtggaaaatcaaaagaaaaatgacgCATGAGggcaaatacacaaacacatttttgttaacATTTAAGTGGTTTGCAATTGTCAAACTACAGAAAGAGTAATTAATTCGATAAGTGTGGAGGAAATGTAAGTTGTATCCTAGGGGCTTGAGCAGATATTTGTCTAAAGTGGTCACATCTTAAAATGATGCcaaggatttcttctttgagTCCAGggtaacataaaaacatttagattCCTGGAAAGATGAGTGGAGAGTTAAAGGAGAAGGA
This region of Labrus bergylta chromosome 12, fLabBer1.1, whole genome shotgun sequence genomic DNA includes:
- the calcrl2 gene encoding calcitonin gene-related peptide type 1 receptor isoform X1; the protein is MFGGKDSLTSHSKKRNMWKTLTLTWIVALALGTEVSRSEDVGTTGAVGTTLEEQNISNVSKAPGMSRQQILAAQFECYLKIIRDPPRTDDGTFCNRTWDGWLCWGDTAPGMVMQMCPEYFLDFDPAEKVTKVCNSDGQWFHHPESNRVWTNYTQCSAHTKDKLKFAYSLYYLAMVGHCLSIVSLTICLIIFSYFKSLSCQRISLHKNMFLSFILNSIFTIIWLSVTVANTQAIHANNPVSCKVLAVLIQYLSTSNYFWMLCEGIYLHTLIIVAVFVGEQQLFWYYVLGWGFPIVPAATYAVARGIYFNDQCFISSNTQLVYITHGPIQAALIVNFFFLLNIVRVLIMKLRETHCAESTAYMKAVRATLILIPLLGVQYVLLPWRPGERISRAIYEFFVNIFCHFQGLLVAIIFCFCNAEAQTALRRKWAQWKSAWDKTGWGDTPITNNHYSYHHNSSITETSRVTMSLEQPAALPSAQHVNSDAVSEEQQKSNGEVDMLNKLETTDI
- the calcrl2 gene encoding calcitonin gene-related peptide type 1 receptor isoform X2, with amino-acid sequence MPWNLFDCKVNMWKTLTLTWIVALALGTEVSRSEDVGTTGAVGTTLEEQNISNVSKAPGMSRQQILAAQFECYLKIIRDPPRTDDGTFCNRTWDGWLCWGDTAPGMVMQMCPEYFLDFDPAEKVTKVCNSDGQWFHHPESNRVWTNYTQCSAHTKDKLKFAYSLYYLAMVGHCLSIVSLTICLIIFSYFKSLSCQRISLHKNMFLSFILNSIFTIIWLSVTVANTQAIHANNPVSCKVLAVLIQYLSTSNYFWMLCEGIYLHTLIIVAVFVGEQQLFWYYVLGWGFPIVPAATYAVARGIYFNDQCFISSNTQLVYITHGPIQAALIVNFFFLLNIVRVLIMKLRETHCAESTAYMKAVRATLILIPLLGVQYVLLPWRPGERISRAIYEFFVNIFCHFQGLLVAIIFCFCNAEAQTALRRKWAQWKSAWDKTGWGDTPITNNHYSYHHNSSITETSRVTMSLEQPAALPSAQHVNSDAVSEEQQKSNGEVDMLNKLETTDI